One genomic segment of Amycolatopsis sp. WQ 127309 includes these proteins:
- a CDS encoding patatin-like protein, protein MAEQAEPWQQEIRLAMTMVGGASLAIWMGGVATETSQLLRESRGDAEAGLYRGLLDLLRATVSIDVLTGTSAGGINAACLGLAEAFGSTPQVLRDTWIRIGSLENLLRDPAEAQPRSVLDGDRVLLGDLAQALHEITGPGTPPAEPPDITVLLTGTMIDGETTRFDDALGNLVRDTEHRMLFRFEGPLWTEGVQGPLALAARATASFPGAFELARLPIGTEGTDALHPDMTAYTDLTRSHWLTDGGVLLNKPLRPALREIFERPSHADVRRLLLYVVPTGEKDTTAIACDPAAPPLLANAMSKVVSTVMSQSISAELEELTRHNDAVVRTRDTRVSLAALGLRGGPEALIDKRLATAYLDRRTAEDAAELVQVASRRYALSDVDTEDREWASGMSQQLRAVAVGGLSAGIPLAPPSTSMSVPELVGYRTSALDDAVATGLQLINAGFRLGPDPKEAKELNDARAGLHAARKTSARGVRLAQWIAAHDGPGASSTLEVWIGELAQEWAGLGRSDAVVEAWPLVVAALRAATPTLRTLANAALRNATAPTSRALANGALESANAAIETADTVSVLLDWLALENGADNVVQARLLGLHVATRGLLAQAPSVDQRVELVQVSADSRTLLDLKRRRSGDKLTGMQADDFGAFYKASWRASDWMWGRVDGAGWLVQCLLDPARLATLRDLIGPEAFRAEFVAALGPLWREPDPADNAEPAELQQLKDQLSAELAFLGLDCALKPVAKFSDDPPISMPVTAMVLARTRQARIAAEELPVVAEQAQADVEVGGCSGAASAAFRARSARPIGDADTAQRVFQACQVSAEKLAGEQGTPQLTRTLVKLGAAVVNAGTVAFRLPGGWPKTVAGILRTVARSSAKVSQSASKLGTLGSLAAGVLALLAGLVIGDSSGAILQWIGLPVLAGAVVYLATALLTMGRTPRRLVGVLGALAVAALLLAAFLPPIARPFFGWLGNVVAGWRRGDGAVWWLVVSGLLILPAVVMPVSGAWRRLRHRRRP, encoded by the coding sequence ATGGCGGAGCAAGCGGAACCGTGGCAGCAGGAGATCCGCCTGGCCATGACGATGGTCGGTGGCGCCAGCCTCGCCATCTGGATGGGCGGCGTCGCCACCGAGACCTCCCAGCTGCTGCGGGAGTCCCGGGGCGACGCCGAGGCGGGGCTCTACCGCGGGCTGCTCGACCTGCTGCGCGCCACGGTGTCGATCGACGTCCTGACCGGCACCAGCGCCGGCGGGATCAACGCGGCCTGCCTCGGGCTGGCGGAGGCGTTCGGCTCGACGCCACAGGTGCTGCGTGACACCTGGATCCGGATCGGCTCGCTGGAGAACCTCCTCCGCGACCCCGCGGAGGCGCAGCCGCGGTCGGTGCTGGACGGCGACCGCGTGCTGCTCGGTGACCTGGCGCAGGCCCTGCACGAGATCACCGGCCCGGGCACGCCGCCCGCCGAACCGCCGGATATCACCGTGCTGCTCACCGGCACGATGATCGACGGTGAGACGACCCGGTTCGACGACGCGCTGGGGAACCTGGTGCGCGACACCGAACACCGGATGCTCTTCCGCTTCGAAGGTCCACTGTGGACGGAAGGGGTGCAGGGGCCGCTGGCGCTCGCCGCGCGCGCCACCGCGTCGTTCCCCGGCGCGTTCGAGCTGGCCCGGCTGCCGATCGGCACCGAGGGCACCGACGCGCTGCACCCCGACATGACGGCCTACACCGACCTGACCCGGTCGCACTGGCTGACCGACGGCGGGGTGCTGCTCAACAAGCCGCTGCGGCCGGCGCTGCGGGAGATCTTCGAGCGCCCGTCCCACGCGGACGTCCGGCGGCTGCTGCTCTACGTCGTGCCCACCGGCGAGAAGGACACGACGGCGATCGCCTGCGACCCGGCGGCCCCGCCGTTGCTGGCGAACGCGATGAGCAAGGTCGTCTCCACGGTGATGAGCCAGTCGATCAGCGCCGAGCTGGAGGAGCTGACCCGGCACAACGACGCCGTCGTCCGCACCCGCGACACCCGCGTCTCGCTGGCCGCGCTCGGGCTGCGCGGCGGGCCGGAGGCGCTGATCGACAAGCGGCTGGCCACGGCGTACCTGGACCGGCGGACGGCCGAGGACGCCGCCGAGCTGGTCCAGGTGGCCAGCCGGCGGTACGCACTGTCCGATGTGGACACCGAGGACCGCGAGTGGGCGTCCGGGATGTCGCAGCAGCTGCGCGCGGTCGCCGTCGGCGGGCTCAGCGCCGGCATCCCGCTCGCGCCGCCGTCGACGAGCATGTCCGTGCCCGAGCTGGTCGGCTACCGCACGAGCGCGCTCGACGACGCCGTGGCGACCGGATTGCAGCTGATCAACGCCGGGTTCCGGCTCGGGCCGGACCCCAAGGAGGCCAAGGAGCTCAACGACGCGCGGGCGGGGCTGCACGCGGCGCGGAAGACGTCGGCCCGCGGGGTGCGGCTGGCGCAGTGGATCGCCGCGCACGACGGGCCGGGCGCGAGCAGCACCCTCGAGGTGTGGATCGGCGAGCTCGCCCAGGAGTGGGCCGGGCTCGGCCGGTCGGACGCCGTCGTCGAGGCCTGGCCGCTGGTCGTGGCGGCGCTGCGGGCGGCGACGCCGACGTTGCGCACGCTCGCCAACGCGGCCCTGCGGAACGCGACGGCACCGACGTCGCGGGCGCTCGCCAACGGCGCCCTCGAGTCCGCCAACGCGGCCATCGAGACCGCCGACACCGTCTCGGTCCTGCTGGACTGGCTGGCCCTGGAGAACGGCGCCGACAACGTCGTCCAGGCGCGGTTGCTGGGCCTGCACGTCGCGACGCGCGGGCTGCTCGCGCAGGCGCCGTCGGTCGACCAGCGCGTCGAGCTCGTGCAGGTCAGCGCCGACTCCCGGACGCTGCTGGACCTGAAGCGGCGCCGGTCGGGGGACAAGCTGACCGGGATGCAGGCCGACGACTTCGGCGCGTTCTACAAGGCATCCTGGCGGGCCAGCGACTGGATGTGGGGGCGCGTCGACGGCGCCGGCTGGCTGGTCCAGTGCCTGCTCGACCCGGCCCGGCTGGCGACGCTGCGCGACCTGATCGGGCCCGAGGCGTTCCGCGCTGAGTTCGTCGCGGCGCTGGGGCCGCTCTGGCGCGAGCCGGACCCCGCCGACAACGCCGAGCCGGCCGAACTGCAGCAGCTCAAGGACCAGCTGAGCGCCGAACTGGCGTTCCTCGGGCTGGACTGCGCGCTGAAGCCGGTCGCGAAGTTCTCGGACGACCCGCCGATCAGCATGCCGGTGACGGCCATGGTGCTCGCGCGGACGCGGCAGGCGCGGATCGCCGCGGAGGAGCTGCCGGTGGTCGCCGAGCAGGCCCAGGCCGACGTCGAGGTCGGCGGCTGCAGCGGCGCGGCGTCGGCGGCGTTCCGGGCGCGGAGCGCGCGGCCGATCGGCGACGCGGACACCGCCCAGCGCGTCTTCCAGGCCTGCCAGGTCTCGGCGGAGAAGCTCGCCGGCGAGCAGGGCACCCCGCAGCTGACGCGGACCCTGGTCAAGCTCGGCGCGGCCGTGGTCAACGCCGGCACGGTCGCGTTCCGGCTGCCCGGCGGCTGGCCGAAGACGGTGGCGGGCATCCTGCGGACGGTGGCCCGCAGCTCGGCGAAGGTCTCGCAGAGCGCGTCCAAGCTGGGCACGCTCGGCTCGCTGGCGGCGGGCGTGCTGGCGCTGCTGGCCGGGCTGGTCATCGGCGACAGCAGCGGCGCGATCCTGCAGTGGATCGGCCTCCCGGTGCTGGCCGGCGCGGTCGTCTACCTGGCGACGGCCCTGCTCACGATGGGCCGCACGCCACGGCGGCTGGTCGGCGTGCTCGGGGCCCTGGCGGTGGCGGCGCTGCTGCTGGCCGCGTTCCTGCCCCCGATCGCGAGGCCGTTCTTCGGCTGGCTCGGCAACGTGGTGGCCGGCTGGCGCCGCGGCGACGGCGCGGTGTGGTGGCTGGTGGTCTCCGGCCTGCTGATCCTCCCGGCGGTCGTGATGCCGGTGAGCGGGGCCTGGCGACGTCTCCGCCACCGCCGTCGCCCCTGA